From Candidatus Rokuibacteriota bacterium, a single genomic window includes:
- a CDS encoding phenylacetate--CoA ligase yields MTDLAVIERMPRAEREARQVHRLKALITRLSERVPLYRERLSEAGVQPGDIRSLADLARLPFTVKDDFRQTYPYGLLAVPMEEVIRVHASSGTTGKPTVVAYTRQDVDTWSEVMARTLMAGGVGPSDVVHNAYGYGLFTGGLGFHYGAERVGAAVVPMSGGFTDRQLMALRDLGATVLCCTPSYALHLAEAIEEAGLKPKDLKLRVGFFGAEPWTEAMRNALETRLNIMALNIYGLSEVIGPGVSVECPERDGMHVAEDHFLPEIVDPATLTPVPEGTVGELVFTTLTKEALPVLRYRTRDLTSMTTEPCRCGRTLARIGRIMGRTDDMLIIRGVNVYPSQVEHALLQVADVEPHYLLVVRRDSALDTMEVRVEARAAVAEAGADAMRALEAVVRRKIFETIGITAAVSVVPPKTIERSAGKAQRVLDLRK; encoded by the coding sequence GAGCGAGGCCGGGGTCCAGCCCGGCGACATCCGCTCCCTGGCCGACCTGGCCCGGCTCCCCTTCACGGTCAAGGACGACTTCCGGCAGACCTATCCCTACGGTCTCCTGGCCGTGCCCATGGAGGAAGTGATCCGCGTGCACGCGTCCTCGGGCACGACGGGAAAGCCGACCGTGGTCGCCTACACGCGGCAGGACGTGGACACCTGGAGCGAGGTGATGGCCCGCACGTTGATGGCGGGCGGCGTGGGCCCCAGCGACGTCGTCCACAACGCCTACGGCTACGGGTTGTTCACGGGCGGGCTCGGCTTCCACTACGGCGCCGAGCGGGTGGGCGCCGCCGTGGTGCCGATGTCGGGCGGCTTCACCGACCGCCAGCTGATGGCGCTCCGCGATCTGGGCGCGACGGTGCTCTGCTGCACGCCCTCGTACGCGCTCCACCTGGCCGAGGCCATCGAGGAGGCGGGCCTCAAGCCCAAGGACCTCAAGCTCCGCGTGGGCTTTTTCGGCGCCGAGCCCTGGACCGAGGCGATGCGGAACGCGCTCGAGACGCGGCTCAACATCATGGCGCTCAACATCTACGGGCTCAGCGAGGTCATCGGCCCCGGTGTGTCCGTCGAGTGCCCCGAGCGGGACGGCATGCACGTCGCCGAGGACCACTTCCTGCCCGAGATCGTCGACCCGGCCACGCTCACGCCGGTGCCCGAGGGAACGGTGGGAGAGCTCGTCTTCACCACGCTCACCAAGGAGGCGCTGCCGGTGCTGCGGTACCGGACGCGCGACCTGACCTCGATGACGACCGAGCCGTGCCGCTGCGGCCGGACGCTCGCCCGCATCGGCCGGATCATGGGCCGCACGGACGACATGCTGATCATCCGCGGCGTCAACGTCTATCCCTCGCAGGTCGAGCACGCGCTGCTCCAGGTCGCCGACGTCGAGCCGCACTACCTCCTTGTGGTCCGCCGCGACAGCGCGCTGGACACGATGGAGGTGCGGGTCGAGGCGCGCGCCGCCGTTGCCGAGGCGGGCGCTGACGCCATGCGAGCGCTGGAGGCCGTCGTGCGCCGGAAGATCTTCGAGACCATCGGCATCACCGCCGCCGTCAGCGTCGTGCCACCCAAGACCATCGAGCGCAGCGCGGGCAAGGCCCAGCGCGTGCTCGACCTGCGCAAGTGA
- a CDS encoding enoyl-CoA hydratase-related protein, giving the protein MSASGLIGRAWDGTVARLTLARPPLNIMTIPMMEELNDALDAVAERPGLKCVLLEAQGKAFSAGVDVEDHMGDRIKPMLEAFHGIFRRLHALDCVTVAAVQGAALGGGAELATFCDLVVASESATLGQPEIKVGVFPPIAALHYPVRVGAQRALQLLLSGQVIGAAEALRIGLVDRVAPPDKLAETVEAEIARFTAQSAAVLRLTKRAVREAAGAPFEIALSRLEDLYQHELMATEDAHEGLKAFAEKRKPVWVNR; this is encoded by the coding sequence GTGAGCGCGTCAGGGCTCATCGGGCGCGCCTGGGACGGGACGGTCGCGAGGTTGACGCTCGCGCGGCCGCCGCTCAACATCATGACCATCCCGATGATGGAGGAGCTCAACGACGCTCTCGACGCGGTCGCCGAGCGCCCCGGGCTCAAGTGCGTTCTGCTCGAGGCCCAGGGCAAGGCGTTCTCGGCCGGCGTCGACGTCGAGGACCACATGGGCGACAGGATCAAGCCCATGCTCGAGGCGTTCCACGGCATATTCCGCCGGCTGCACGCGCTCGACTGCGTCACGGTGGCCGCGGTGCAGGGCGCGGCGCTCGGGGGCGGGGCGGAGCTCGCGACCTTCTGCGACCTCGTCGTCGCCTCCGAGAGCGCCACGCTCGGCCAGCCCGAGATCAAGGTCGGCGTCTTCCCGCCCATCGCGGCGCTGCACTATCCGGTGCGCGTCGGGGCGCAGCGCGCGCTCCAGCTCCTGCTTTCCGGCCAGGTCATCGGCGCCGCCGAGGCGCTGCGGATCGGCCTCGTGGATCGCGTGGCGCCGCCAGACAAGCTTGCCGAGACGGTCGAGGCGGAGATCGCGCGTTTCACCGCCCAGAGCGCCGCCGTGCTGCGCCTGACCAAGCGCGCCGTCCGCGAGGCGGCCGGGGCGCCGTTCGAGATCGCGCTGAGCCGGCTCGAGGATCTCTACCAGCACGAGCTGATGGCGACCGAGGACGCCCACGAGGGGCTCAAGGCCTTCGCAGAGAAGCGCAAGCCCGTCTGGGTCAACCGCTAG
- a CDS encoding glucose 1-dehydrogenase gives MKLRGKTALVTGGGRGIGRAIALGLSQEGAQVAVLDILADNAAAVAGEIEATGVKALALPADLTKRVQVDRAIADTLAQFGQIDILVNNAGWDRMEMFLDSEEETWDKIIAINFKGMLYVCKAALPSMVARGQGKVISIASDAGRAGSTGEAVYAGTKGAIIAFSKTLAREMARHKITVNVVCPGLTETPLLQSIREQSPKTEKVIEAVTRAIPLGRVGQPEDIAGAVVYLASPAADFVTGQTLSVSGGLTMA, from the coding sequence ATGAAGCTTCGAGGCAAGACGGCGCTCGTCACCGGCGGCGGCCGCGGCATCGGCAGGGCCATCGCGCTGGGGCTCAGCCAGGAAGGCGCACAGGTCGCTGTGCTGGACATCCTGGCCGACAACGCCGCTGCTGTGGCGGGCGAGATCGAGGCCACGGGCGTCAAGGCGCTGGCGCTCCCGGCCGACCTGACGAAGCGCGTGCAGGTGGATCGGGCGATCGCCGATACCCTCGCCCAGTTCGGCCAGATCGACATCCTGGTCAACAACGCCGGGTGGGACCGGATGGAGATGTTCCTCGACAGCGAAGAGGAGACCTGGGACAAGATCATCGCGATCAACTTCAAGGGCATGCTCTACGTCTGCAAGGCGGCGCTGCCCTCCATGGTCGCGCGCGGCCAGGGCAAGGTCATCAGCATCGCCTCCGACGCCGGGCGGGCGGGCTCGACGGGCGAGGCGGTCTACGCGGGCACCAAGGGCGCGATCATCGCGTTTTCGAAGACCCTGGCCCGCGAGATGGCCCGCCACAAGATCACGGTCAACGTGGTCTGCCCGGGCCTGACCGAGACGCCGCTGCTCCAGAGCATCCGCGAGCAGTCGCCCAAGACCGAGAAAGTCATCGAGGCCGTTACCCGCGCCATCCCGCTCGGGCGCGTGGGCCAGCCCGAGGACATCGCCGGGGCCGTCGTCTACCTGGCCTCGCCCGCTGCCGACTTCGTCACCGGCCAGACGCTCAGCGTGAGCGGCGGCCTGACAATGGCCTAA
- a CDS encoding amidohydrolase family protein, whose protein sequence is MTPRPKALDIMYYVATPEFIGKWTDAKKGELICRMERAIGSLPQFDSIPTMLGKMDEAGVEKVFITQTKMWSYWNKWMYMDTSLEEVTQYTEKYPDRFVGLAGYNPFRIKESLTEIELAVKKYNFKGVYVHIYGFDIPLHDKKMYPLYAKCAELDVPVSMQVGHVLESMPSEHGRPMYLDQIASDFPTLRILGAHTGWPWVEELISVCYKWDNVWFGVDAWMPKYLKPEIINFIGSRMGQDRAVWGTNGLPWKESLDQVDGLGLRDEARQKLLRDNARELFKI, encoded by the coding sequence ATGACCCCGCGACCCAAGGCGCTCGACATCATGTACTACGTGGCGACACCGGAGTTCATCGGTAAGTGGACCGACGCCAAGAAGGGCGAGCTGATCTGCCGGATGGAGCGCGCTATCGGCAGCCTGCCGCAGTTCGACTCGATCCCGACCATGCTCGGCAAGATGGACGAGGCGGGCGTCGAGAAGGTCTTCATCACCCAGACCAAGATGTGGTCGTACTGGAACAAGTGGATGTACATGGACACGTCCCTCGAGGAGGTGACCCAGTACACGGAGAAGTACCCGGACCGCTTCGTGGGCCTCGCCGGCTACAATCCCTTCCGCATCAAGGAGAGCCTGACCGAGATCGAGCTGGCCGTGAAGAAGTACAATTTCAAGGGCGTGTATGTCCACATCTACGGCTTCGACATCCCGCTGCACGACAAGAAGATGTACCCGCTCTACGCCAAGTGCGCGGAGCTCGACGTGCCCGTGTCCATGCAGGTCGGGCACGTGCTTGAGTCCATGCCGAGCGAGCACGGCCGCCCCATGTACCTGGACCAGATCGCCTCGGACTTCCCGACCCTCCGGATCCTGGGCGCGCACACCGGCTGGCCGTGGGTCGAGGAGCTGATCAGCGTCTGCTACAAGTGGGACAACGTCTGGTTCGGCGTGGACGCGTGGATGCCGAAGTACCTCAAGCCGGAGATCATCAACTTCATCGGCAGCCGCATGGGCCAGGACCGCGCGGTCTGGGGCACCAACGGGCTGCCGTGGAAGGAGAGCCTCGACCAGGTCGACGGCCTGGGGCTGAGAGACGAGGCGCGCCAGAAGCTTCTGCGCGACAACGCCCGGGAGCTGTTCAAGATCTGA
- a CDS encoding hemerythrin domain-containing protein — MPTATEVLREEHRVILRALGVLEAAAARLAGGRPLPEGWWPEIIAWLRAFADKNHHAKEETSLFPAMVKAGVPSVGGPIDVMLEEHQRGRALVRAMEAGEPAARAAKAREYVALLREHIEKENGVLFPLADAVLDAAAQRALQREFDAVEAEQGRDASIPHAEAAVERLQAALAS, encoded by the coding sequence ATGCCCACTGCTACGGAGGTGCTCCGCGAGGAGCACCGGGTCATCCTGCGCGCCCTCGGCGTGCTCGAGGCGGCCGCCGCTCGCCTGGCGGGTGGGCGGCCGCTGCCCGAGGGGTGGTGGCCGGAGATCATCGCGTGGCTGCGCGCCTTCGCCGACAAGAATCACCACGCCAAGGAGGAGACCTCCCTGTTCCCGGCCATGGTCAAGGCCGGCGTGCCCTCGGTCGGCGGTCCCATCGACGTCATGCTCGAGGAGCACCAGCGCGGCCGGGCCCTGGTCCGCGCCATGGAGGCGGGCGAGCCCGCCGCCCGCGCGGCGAAGGCGCGCGAGTACGTCGCGCTCCTCCGCGAGCACATCGAAAAGGAGAACGGGGTGCTCTTCCCGCTGGCCGACGCCGTCCTCGACGCCGCCGCGCAACGGGCGCTCCAGCGCGAGTTCGACGCCGTCGAGGCCGAGCAGGGCAGGGACGCCTCGATCCCGCACGCCGAGGCGGCGGTGGAGCGGCTGCAGGCGGCCCTCGCCAGCTGA